In Thermosphaera sp., a genomic segment contains:
- a CDS encoding DUF61 family protein codes for MREYNDFLTKYLEGELRLVNKHLPYKRLNLCELLKMPVPYVVLADGSLHVFNPDELKKIKELLGDRGCDLTLPIVVEYVQSDGEGFYVVNNPLEAEVISKTLGLPGTRERLVLYRPQVIELRRKLRTTTTILIRPGVK; via the coding sequence ATGAGGGAGTACAATGATTTTTTAACGAAATACCTCGAGGGCGAGTTGAGACTTGTTAACAAACATCTTCCTTACAAGAGGTTGAATCTCTGCGAACTCCTCAAGATGCCGGTCCCATACGTTGTCCTCGCAGATGGGAGCCTACACGTGTTTAACCCCGATGAGTTGAAAAAGATAAAAGAGCTCCTGGGGGATAGAGGGTGTGATTTAACGCTTCCCATAGTAGTGGAGTACGTTCAGAGCGATGGAGAAGGGTTCTACGTCGTAAATAATCCCTTAGAAGCAGAAGTTATTTCGAAAACACTGGGACTCCCGGGGACACGGGAGCGGTTAGTCCTCTACCGGCCTCAAGTCATAGAATTGCGTAGAAAGCTGAGAACTACGACCACAATCTTAATAAGACCAGGGGTTAAATAG
- a CDS encoding ATPase, whose protein sequence is MDALAIGIGYFAAALPVIGGVIGSSKGMQYAASVGASVLAEEPTQFRNVLILAALPMTQTFYGLIQMIYLISIYTPLKDGMIELSKALALLGLGFIGFMTEALSAWAQGAVCASGIAELPKTKGANLVSTIILAAYVELWGILGIVFMILGITLIG, encoded by the coding sequence TTGGATGCTCTCGCTATAGGGATTGGTTACTTTGCCGCCGCACTACCCGTCATAGGAGGCGTGATCGGGTCTAGTAAGGGCATGCAATACGCTGCTAGCGTCGGAGCCTCCGTCTTAGCTGAGGAGCCAACGCAGTTCAGGAACGTATTGATACTAGCAGCCCTCCCGATGACTCAGACTTTCTACGGACTTATTCAGATGATATATTTAATCTCCATTTATACCCCCTTGAAAGATGGTATGATAGAGCTTTCGAAAGCTCTCGCCTTACTCGGATTGGGCTTCATAGGATTCATGACAGAAGCCCTCTCAGCGTGGGCCCAAGGAGCCGTCTGTGCAAGCGGCATCGCTGAACTCCCTAAAACGAAAGGCGCTAACCTAGTCAGTACTATCATCCTAGCAGCCTACGTGGAGCTCTGGGGTATTCTCGGAATAGTATTCATGATACTCGGCATTACGCTGATCGGGTGA
- a CDS encoding diphthine--ammonia ligase yields MSVALLFTGGKDSVFAAHLLMEKGLSVKVLISIIPFYDYSMLYHKPFPQVLMLQSYSLGIPLESVSVVNPEKELDALKQVLSRCVRKYGVTALASGAVLSNYQRSRFEKIASELGLESVNPNWGINQHEYMKKLIDKGIKFMIQSITTMGLPHNMIGRVLSREDVEKILILADKYGFNPSFEGGEAETIVLDAPLFKYKLDCNGDVVRKSDYEAFFSIKKCHLVSKTSQSLQVDLERLS; encoded by the coding sequence ATGAGCGTTGCCCTCTTATTCACTGGTGGAAAAGACTCTGTTTTCGCTGCTCACCTGCTTATGGAGAAGGGTTTGAGCGTTAAGGTTTTAATAAGTATCATACCCTTCTACGATTATTCCATGCTTTATCATAAGCCCTTTCCCCAAGTACTAATGCTACAGAGTTATTCGCTAGGAATCCCTCTAGAAAGCGTGAGTGTGGTGAACCCTGAAAAGGAGTTGGATGCGTTAAAGCAGGTCTTATCCAGATGTGTCAGAAAATATGGCGTTACCGCTTTGGCGTCGGGAGCTGTCTTGAGCAATTATCAAAGAAGTCGGTTTGAGAAAATAGCGTCAGAGCTTGGTTTAGAATCGGTTAATCCTAACTGGGGAATCAATCAACACGAGTACATGAAAAAATTAATAGATAAAGGAATAAAGTTTATGATTCAATCGATAACCACGATGGGATTGCCACACAACATGATCGGCAGAGTATTATCCCGCGAAGACGTGGAGAAAATTCTAATATTAGCAGATAAATACGGTTTCAACCCCTCATTCGAGGGTGGAGAGGCAGAGACAATAGTGTTAGATGCTCCGTTGTTCAAGTATAAGTTAGACTGTAACGGGGATGTGGTGAGGAAGTCTGATTATGAAGCATTCTTCTCTATTAAAAAATGCCACTTAGTCTCCAAGACTTCACAATCTCTCCAGGTAGACCTTGAGCGTCTCAGCTAA
- a CDS encoding V-type ATPase 116kDa subunit family protein codes for MKAVLNRPARMLKLRVGCLKDNKKALFHFLESLGVIDLREIRESKEVAERIEKARRLYDSILKILEKAEVKIIDASLSEYEYSTLSLDTIERDVKKIEEEVFSLEYKSKSLENTLNSLRELERIVSMLPNDVETTWIHFKGKHIASLAVMGKKPLVSEFVSKRTDIRLVFKAESDEEEAAVLVFSSMIYSELIQELLRLGIGYVSEQAMELISRYKIVGDLKANIPKLIGEKTGEINSVREELRKTISKYVDLLGKYLLFLDNLVSSTKLNTSSTELRHLVFVEGWIPEKYFNDVFKEINNSSLVMFFEVEKPRRGSDNPPSLMENPRPLRPFELITKLYGVPSYWEIDPTPLVAYSFAFFFALMNNDIGYGLAGIVAVLLVLDKLVENPFGESYRMFKKLLLISNGLSIIFGAMSGAFFGDLLPAVFGISVQPIVEVFTSPIEIIKLSIIIGLIHVNIAHILAVARSLSERRKGDLLNELGLLISQIFGIPYILLIFFNLRVPILNELGRDMLLYLSLLGIVIIIVGNYLNMRGLGLFMWIFQITGILGDVLSYVRLAGVGLATYYMSVIFNTMIKLMWNGLSASIPGAGFYIGLLVSIPFLFLIHLMVLILSILGAFIHSLRLCILEFLPKFYSGDGREYNPLKITLSRRIVVK; via the coding sequence ATGAAGGCTGTCTTAAACAGGCCTGCGAGAATGCTGAAGCTTAGAGTTGGTTGTTTAAAGGATAACAAGAAGGCTTTATTCCATTTTCTCGAGTCCTTGGGAGTAATCGATCTTCGGGAGATAAGAGAGTCAAAGGAGGTTGCTGAGAGAATAGAGAAGGCGAGGAGGCTATACGACTCCATACTCAAGATTCTTGAGAAGGCTGAAGTCAAAATTATTGATGCGTCTTTAAGCGAATACGAATACTCTACTCTAAGCCTCGACACGATTGAAAGAGACGTTAAGAAGATTGAAGAAGAAGTATTCAGCCTTGAGTACAAATCAAAGAGCCTTGAAAACACGCTGAATAGTCTAAGAGAACTAGAGAGAATAGTGTCAATGCTCCCGAATGATGTGGAGACTACATGGATTCATTTCAAGGGAAAACACATCGCATCCTTAGCCGTGATGGGTAAAAAACCCTTGGTTTCAGAATTCGTGAGTAAACGCACCGATATTAGACTGGTTTTTAAGGCGGAGAGCGATGAGGAAGAAGCCGCAGTCTTGGTCTTCTCAAGCATGATTTATAGTGAACTCATACAAGAACTGCTCCGACTGGGCATAGGATACGTTTCCGAGCAGGCTATGGAGCTTATTAGTAGATACAAGATTGTTGGAGATTTGAAAGCAAACATTCCGAAACTGATAGGTGAAAAGACCGGGGAAATCAACTCAGTTAGAGAAGAATTGAGAAAGACCATTAGCAAATACGTTGACCTTCTCGGCAAATATCTCCTGTTCCTCGATAATTTAGTTTCAAGTACGAAACTCAACACCTCCTCCACAGAGCTCAGACACCTCGTATTTGTTGAGGGCTGGATACCCGAGAAGTATTTTAATGATGTCTTCAAGGAGATCAATAATAGCTCTCTGGTAATGTTTTTCGAGGTAGAGAAACCGAGGAGAGGTAGCGATAATCCCCCTTCCCTAATGGAGAATCCCAGACCTCTAAGACCGTTTGAACTAATAACTAAACTGTATGGAGTCCCCTCTTACTGGGAGATCGACCCTACCCCGTTAGTTGCTTACTCTTTTGCCTTCTTTTTCGCCCTGATGAATAACGACATTGGCTACGGCCTAGCTGGAATCGTCGCCGTCCTGCTCGTGCTGGATAAGCTCGTGGAAAATCCCTTCGGGGAAAGCTATCGGATGTTTAAGAAGCTCCTGCTGATTAGCAATGGACTGTCAATCATATTTGGAGCAATGTCTGGGGCTTTCTTCGGAGACCTCTTACCAGCCGTTTTCGGAATAAGCGTACAACCAATTGTAGAAGTTTTCACATCACCCATTGAGATAATCAAACTATCTATCATCATAGGGTTAATACACGTGAACATAGCCCACATTTTAGCGGTTGCCAGAAGCTTGAGTGAAAGGAGGAAAGGGGATTTACTAAACGAACTGGGCTTGTTAATTTCACAGATTTTCGGAATACCATACATACTCCTAATCTTCTTCAATCTAAGAGTCCCTATCTTAAACGAGCTCGGCAGAGACATGCTATTGTATCTATCGCTACTTGGCATCGTTATCATCATCGTCGGAAATTATCTAAACATGAGAGGCCTAGGCTTGTTCATGTGGATATTCCAAATAACTGGCATACTAGGCGATGTTTTAAGCTACGTTAGGCTCGCTGGGGTTGGGCTTGCGACCTACTACATGTCAGTAATATTTAATACAATGATAAAGCTGATGTGGAACGGGTTGTCAGCATCAATACCCGGAGCTGGATTCTACATCGGACTCTTAGTATCGATTCCCTTCTTATTCCTAATTCACTTAATGGTCTTAATCTTGTCCATCCTAGGAGCTTTCATTCACTCGCTGAGGCTCTGCATCCTGGAGTTTCTCCCCAAGTTTTACAGTGGAGACGGTAGGGAATACAACCCCCTGAAAATCACCCTCTCGCGGAGAATAGTGGTTAAGTGA
- a CDS encoding V-type ATP synthase subunit D, whose amino-acid sequence MINLSTLQRTRPTKIELIRLRKQLVLAVKVHKVLRERLTVLINEFLAQLKESIEKRKKVNELILPVYNRSAGLIGVYGENVFDLFYKSRPELTSIVTTENIMGVITRGMIIKTQSEDKALYAGFKDFQTQSLELLKAIVELGKAEEAVLALGREIKSTKRRVNALNYIVIPRLSTQIRLLRMKFDEREREEKSRLKRVKSVLDRRRQHEGVQ is encoded by the coding sequence GTGATTAATTTGTCAACCCTGCAGAGGACAAGGCCTACTAAGATCGAACTCATCAGGCTTCGAAAACAATTAGTCCTAGCTGTAAAAGTTCACAAAGTATTGCGAGAGCGTTTAACCGTTTTGATAAATGAGTTTTTGGCTCAGCTTAAAGAATCCATAGAGAAGAGGAAGAAGGTCAACGAACTAATCCTCCCAGTTTACAATAGAAGCGCGGGCCTCATCGGCGTCTACGGGGAGAACGTTTTCGACCTCTTCTACAAGAGCAGGCCTGAGCTAACCAGCATAGTAACGACCGAAAACATTATGGGTGTAATAACTAGGGGGATGATAATCAAAACCCAGAGCGAAGATAAAGCATTATACGCTGGATTCAAGGACTTCCAAACTCAGTCGCTCGAGCTTTTGAAAGCTATTGTGGAGCTGGGTAAAGCTGAAGAAGCTGTATTAGCCCTTGGACGTGAAATAAAGTCGACGAAAAGACGCGTGAATGCCTTGAACTACATAGTAATTCCGAGGCTGAGCACTCAGATTCGATTATTGAGAATGAAGTTCGATGAGAGAGAAAGAGAGGAAAAATCAAGACTGAAGAGAGTAAAAAGCGTATTGGACAGGAGGAGGCAACATGAGGGAGTACAATGA
- a CDS encoding V-type ATP synthase subunit B, whose translation MSLNLVIRESKSLLKAQGSLLFVETIPGVSYGELVEVVLPNGEVKLGQVIEVGKTMTVIQVFGGVTEIDLQKTRVRYRGEVLRAPVSIDMLGRILDGFGRPIDGGGDIVPEDYLDINGYPLNPSARLPPSEFIETGMSAIDGLFSIVRGQKLPIFSGSGLPHNRVAAQIVRQARVLGREEKFAVVFAAIGVPYDDAMFFIENFRRTGAMERTVALINTANSPVIERIATPRFALTIAEHLAWNYDMHVLVVMTDMTFYCEALRELSAAREEVPGRRGYPGYMYTDLATIYERAGRAANKKGSITQLPILTMPDDDITHPIPDLTGYITEGQIVFSRGLWLKGIYPPIDPLMSLSRLMKDGIGPGKTREDHSGVFMQLISSYAEGVRLRELSVIVGSEALSSRDKKFLEFSDVFERRFIGQGEFERRSIEQTLDIGWELLAILPEEELKKVKVEHIKKYHPRYRAGPRA comes from the coding sequence ATGAGTCTAAATCTAGTAATAAGGGAGAGTAAGAGCCTACTTAAGGCTCAGGGAAGCTTGTTATTCGTGGAAACAATTCCAGGAGTCTCATATGGAGAGTTAGTTGAAGTGGTCCTTCCGAACGGCGAAGTCAAGCTTGGGCAAGTCATTGAAGTAGGAAAGACGATGACTGTAATACAAGTATTCGGCGGCGTCACAGAAATAGACCTGCAAAAAACTCGTGTCAGGTATAGGGGAGAAGTCCTCAGAGCACCTGTATCAATAGACATGTTGGGGAGAATACTCGATGGCTTTGGAAGACCCATAGATGGAGGAGGAGATATAGTTCCTGAAGATTATTTAGATATAAATGGTTATCCATTAAACCCCTCAGCAAGGCTCCCTCCTTCAGAGTTCATTGAGACGGGGATGTCCGCCATAGACGGATTATTCAGCATCGTGAGAGGGCAAAAACTCCCAATCTTCAGCGGTTCAGGACTCCCCCACAATAGAGTAGCAGCACAGATCGTTAGGCAAGCTAGAGTTTTGGGAAGGGAGGAAAAATTCGCTGTAGTCTTCGCGGCTATAGGAGTTCCCTACGATGATGCAATGTTCTTCATAGAGAACTTTAGGAGAACAGGCGCGATGGAGAGGACCGTGGCGCTAATCAACACTGCCAACTCACCAGTTATTGAGAGAATAGCCACTCCTAGATTCGCATTAACTATAGCAGAACACCTGGCATGGAACTACGACATGCACGTACTAGTAGTGATGACCGACATGACTTTCTACTGTGAAGCTTTAAGAGAGTTGAGCGCAGCTAGAGAGGAGGTACCTGGAAGAAGAGGGTATCCGGGATACATGTATACTGATCTGGCAACGATATACGAGAGAGCGGGTAGAGCAGCAAACAAGAAGGGAAGCATAACCCAGCTCCCCATCCTCACTATGCCAGACGATGATATCACCCACCCAATACCGGACCTCACCGGCTACATCACTGAAGGCCAGATTGTATTCTCAAGAGGGCTGTGGTTGAAGGGTATTTATCCCCCAATAGATCCTTTAATGAGTCTCTCAAGACTGATGAAAGACGGAATAGGCCCAGGTAAGACGAGAGAAGATCATAGTGGAGTTTTCATGCAACTAATAAGCTCATATGCCGAAGGAGTTAGACTGAGAGAGCTCTCGGTCATAGTCGGTTCTGAAGCGTTAAGCTCCAGGGACAAGAAGTTCCTAGAGTTCTCGGACGTGTTTGAAAGAAGGTTCATCGGGCAAGGAGAGTTCGAAAGGAGAAGCATTGAGCAAACCCTGGACATAGGTTGGGAGTTATTGGCGATTCTGCCTGAAGAGGAATTGAAGAAGGTTAAGGTTGAGCATATTAAAAAATATCATCCAAGGTACAGAGCAGGGCCTCGAGCCTAA
- a CDS encoding CBS domain-containing protein: protein MSFMRRKRGLPVRTSDIMSTPPVTAEETTPIEEVAKKMFEHDVSSVLVVDSAGRLVGIVTEKDIVGALAIGKIGSSIPVARFMKENPITVNPDTPLDEILEKMRRFNIRHLPVVDKDGKPVGMVTQRDLLDVVLTLLKIIS from the coding sequence ATGTCATTCATGAGAAGGAAAAGAGGACTACCAGTTAGGACTTCGGATATAATGTCAACCCCACCAGTAACCGCTGAGGAGACGACCCCCATAGAAGAGGTTGCTAAGAAAATGTTCGAGCACGATGTTTCAAGCGTCCTAGTAGTAGATTCAGCTGGAAGACTGGTTGGAATAGTCACGGAGAAAGACATAGTGGGGGCATTAGCCATCGGGAAAATCGGTAGCAGTATTCCAGTGGCAAGGTTCATGAAGGAGAACCCTATAACAGTTAACCCAGACACCCCCCTTGATGAAATATTGGAGAAAATGAGGCGATTCAATATACGTCATCTCCCTGTAGTCGATAAAGATGGAAAGCCTGTTGGCATGGTTACCCAGAGGGATCTCTTAGACGTGGTTCTTACATTGTTGAAAATAATCTCGTAA
- a CDS encoding NUDIX hydrolase, translating to MRSLNPVKIHEELLFKGLRFKVVRRKYAKSEGETFERDIVLFPEAVVVLPFIENNKVILIRQFRPSIDDYIIEAPAGVIDEGETPEQAAYRELEEEIGYRARELMMLGEFYPTPGYSTEKMYFFIASNLRFVGARPERYEIIEPFSITIDEALTLIENNRIKDMKTVLALLLYQAKHNRRW from the coding sequence GTGAGGTCGTTGAACCCAGTTAAAATTCATGAAGAGTTGCTGTTCAAGGGATTAAGGTTCAAAGTAGTCAGGAGAAAGTATGCTAAGAGTGAAGGAGAAACGTTCGAGAGGGACATTGTTTTATTCCCCGAAGCTGTCGTAGTTCTACCGTTTATTGAAAACAACAAGGTAATCTTGATAAGGCAATTTCGTCCAAGTATAGACGATTATATAATTGAGGCTCCCGCGGGAGTTATCGATGAAGGAGAGACCCCGGAACAAGCTGCCTATCGGGAATTAGAAGAAGAGATAGGTTATCGAGCAAGAGAGTTGATGATGCTCGGTGAGTTCTACCCCACCCCAGGTTACAGCACGGAGAAGATGTACTTTTTCATTGCCAGTAACCTCCGATTCGTGGGGGCTAGACCCGAGAGATACGAGATCATAGAACCCTTCTCTATCACCATCGACGAAGCGCTTACCTTGATTGAAAACAATAGAATCAAAGATATGAAGACAGTTTTAGCCTTACTTTTATATCAGGCAAAACATAATAGGAGATGGTAG
- a CDS encoding MBL fold metallo-hydrolase, with protein MRFEMRIVIVLNDKSTREGIIAKHGLSILLDNGGFRILFDMGPDEKSLENNMLRLGIDASKVDVAVVSHPHSDHYGGFKHVAWENPHLTTYIPYGSMNTLGKLIRSYDLMPFETLKTVELAKDTYLTGPFYGPPFEHYLVHDLGDELLVVSGCLHPGVESLREVSSIFHKKIGVLIGGYHLRNAPDEVIKRTVDSMITQLGIRRLIPLHCTGDRAVSYMEERYRSSLIKAGGGFELNLP; from the coding sequence GTGCGATTCGAGATGAGGATCGTTATAGTTTTAAATGATAAGTCGACGAGAGAGGGCATAATCGCGAAGCACGGGTTGTCTATTTTACTGGATAATGGTGGATTCAGGATATTGTTTGACATGGGCCCAGACGAGAAATCACTGGAAAACAACATGCTACGGCTTGGAATAGATGCTTCGAAAGTAGATGTAGCAGTAGTATCCCATCCTCATTCAGACCACTACGGAGGGTTTAAGCACGTAGCGTGGGAGAACCCGCATCTCACTACCTATATTCCATATGGTTCGATGAATACCTTAGGCAAATTGATTCGATCATATGATCTTATGCCGTTTGAAACATTGAAAACAGTTGAATTAGCGAAGGATACTTATTTAACAGGGCCTTTTTACGGACCGCCTTTCGAACACTACCTGGTACACGACCTCGGGGACGAGTTGCTCGTCGTGTCCGGCTGCTTACATCCAGGTGTTGAAAGCCTCAGGGAGGTTTCATCTATTTTCCACAAGAAGATAGGAGTCCTGATAGGAGGGTATCATTTGAGGAATGCTCCAGATGAGGTGATCAAGAGGACGGTCGATTCAATGATAACACAGCTGGGTATAAGGAGACTAATACCGCTACATTGTACAGGAGACAGGGCTGTGTCGTATATGGAGGAGAGATACAGGAGTTCTCTCATAAAAGCTGGTGGGGGGTTCGAGCTGAATCTACCTTAG
- a CDS encoding V-type ATP synthase subunit E has protein sequence MKRLLEPENQVMEARNRLIEEARRRANSIIEEAEREAESIIRKAEEEWERNALELKNRILEEARQQASLRISEAQTVSRLRISQELSSIIEELFQQADKELENPPASVIEQSLENLLLESLKYVDKPRKIRVAKRDVEIMKDVARRHNLNDVEIIPEDIKGGLILESETGIIIDNTYESRLAVARRVLVPIIRKKIWA, from the coding sequence GTGAAAAGACTTTTGGAGCCGGAGAATCAGGTAATGGAAGCTCGTAATAGATTGATCGAGGAAGCTAGAAGAAGGGCTAACTCGATAATAGAAGAAGCTGAGAGGGAAGCTGAATCAATTATTCGTAAAGCTGAAGAAGAGTGGGAAAGGAACGCCCTTGAATTGAAAAACAGAATACTGGAGGAGGCAAGGCAACAAGCCTCCCTCCGAATATCAGAGGCTCAAACAGTTTCAAGACTTAGGATATCTCAGGAGTTATCATCCATTATTGAAGAATTATTCCAACAGGCAGACAAAGAATTAGAGAATCCGCCAGCCTCGGTGATCGAGCAGTCCCTAGAGAATTTACTACTAGAATCGCTTAAGTATGTCGATAAGCCGAGGAAAATTCGCGTGGCAAAAAGGGATGTCGAAATAATGAAAGATGTTGCAAGGCGTCACAACTTGAACGACGTTGAGATAATTCCAGAAGATATTAAGGGTGGGCTCATTCTTGAATCAGAAACCGGGATCATAATTGACAACACCTATGAGTCGAGATTGGCGGTTGCTCGAAGAGTTCTGGTACCGATAATCCGCAAGAAGATATGGGCTTGA
- a CDS encoding V-type ATP synthase subunit A, translating to MNNKGVIYKVSGPLVVAENVKGVGVYEVVEVGEERLIGEVIGVEQDKAIIQVYEDTTGLKVGDPVYPTGQPLSAELGPGLLTSIFDGIQRPLPVIEELAGIFIKKGIKAHPLPRDKKWSFKPLVKPGDLVEPGDFIGSVKETELITHYIMVPPNVKGVVKWIADEGSYTIEETIAQIENTEVKMYQKWPVRKPRPYIDKLDAREPLITGVRIIDFFFPIIKGGKAAIPGGFGTGKTVALQGLTKRSEIDITIYIGCGERGNEMADALHSFVKLTDHRTGRPLMERSVFIANTSNMPVAAREASVFMGVTIGEYYRDMGYNVLLVADSTSRWAEAMREISGRLEELPGEEGFPAYLGSRLASFYERSGLVKTVGKPERLGSLTIIGAVSPPGADFSEPVTQATLRIVRALFALDVNLAYRRHYPAINWLTSYSLYVENVRDWWSKQGVEYEVVREKLMNILQKEAELEELVRLVGTEALPAEDRLLLEVARMIREDFLQQDSFSPVDAFCPPLKTVYMAKVIAMFYDYAREALRSGVMLEKILNLKVKEKIARMKEIPLIDFEKSFMEIMDDIKKEFELLNQEVA from the coding sequence TTGAATAATAAAGGAGTTATTTACAAAGTATCAGGCCCTTTAGTAGTTGCCGAAAACGTTAAAGGCGTAGGAGTCTACGAGGTAGTGGAAGTAGGGGAAGAAAGACTAATAGGTGAGGTCATCGGTGTTGAACAGGATAAGGCTATAATCCAAGTATACGAGGATACTACAGGATTAAAAGTCGGGGACCCTGTCTACCCAACTGGACAGCCGTTATCAGCGGAACTCGGCCCGGGGCTTTTAACGTCCATATTCGACGGGATTCAGAGGCCCTTACCCGTAATTGAGGAGTTGGCTGGAATTTTCATTAAAAAAGGCATCAAAGCCCACCCCTTGCCTAGGGACAAGAAGTGGAGTTTTAAACCCCTCGTGAAACCTGGAGATTTAGTTGAGCCCGGGGATTTCATTGGATCCGTTAAAGAAACCGAGCTAATCACTCATTACATCATGGTTCCGCCGAATGTCAAGGGGGTTGTTAAATGGATCGCTGACGAGGGTTCATATACTATTGAGGAAACTATTGCACAAATAGAGAATACCGAGGTGAAAATGTATCAAAAATGGCCTGTCAGGAAGCCTAGGCCGTACATCGACAAACTAGACGCTAGGGAACCATTGATAACCGGGGTGAGAATCATTGATTTCTTCTTCCCGATCATCAAAGGAGGGAAGGCGGCAATACCCGGGGGTTTCGGCACAGGAAAAACAGTTGCTTTGCAAGGACTAACTAAACGAAGCGAAATAGACATTACCATTTACATCGGATGTGGTGAGAGAGGGAATGAAATGGCAGATGCTCTCCATAGTTTCGTTAAGCTTACAGACCATAGAACTGGTAGACCCTTGATGGAGAGAAGCGTGTTCATCGCCAACACAAGCAATATGCCGGTTGCGGCGAGAGAAGCAAGCGTGTTCATGGGAGTAACCATTGGTGAGTACTACAGAGATATGGGTTACAATGTATTGCTAGTGGCTGACTCCACTAGTAGATGGGCTGAAGCAATGAGAGAAATTAGCGGTAGGCTTGAGGAGTTGCCCGGTGAAGAAGGCTTCCCTGCATACCTGGGATCAAGGCTTGCATCATTCTATGAGAGAAGCGGGCTGGTGAAAACCGTAGGGAAACCCGAGAGGCTGGGCAGTTTAACAATAATAGGGGCTGTCTCTCCTCCTGGGGCTGACTTCAGTGAACCAGTTACTCAAGCTACGTTGAGAATCGTGAGAGCATTATTCGCGCTAGATGTCAACCTTGCGTATAGGAGGCACTACCCAGCTATTAACTGGCTCACAAGCTATAGTCTCTACGTTGAAAACGTTAGAGACTGGTGGAGTAAGCAGGGAGTAGAGTACGAGGTGGTAAGGGAGAAACTGATGAATATTCTGCAAAAAGAAGCTGAACTCGAAGAACTTGTTAGGCTAGTGGGGACCGAGGCGCTCCCGGCAGAGGATCGACTACTTCTAGAGGTTGCAAGAATGATTAGAGAAGACTTCCTTCAGCAAGACTCTTTTAGTCCCGTCGACGCGTTTTGCCCCCCGTTGAAAACCGTGTATATGGCGAAGGTGATAGCAATGTTTTACGACTACGCCAGAGAAGCTTTGAGAAGCGGTGTAATGCTAGAGAAGATACTTAACCTCAAGGTTAAAGAAAAAATCGCTAGAATGAAGGAGATACCATTGATCGACTTCGAGAAGTCATTCATGGAGATTATGGATGATATCAAGAAAGAATTTGAGTTATTGAACCAGGAGGTGGCATGA